A stretch of Dromaius novaehollandiae isolate bDroNov1 unplaced genomic scaffold, bDroNov1.hap1 HAP1_SCAFFOLD_45, whole genome shotgun sequence DNA encodes these proteins:
- the LOC135327060 gene encoding olfactory receptor 12D1-like yields the protein MDNQTEVSKFILLGLSSPQGLQQFLFMLFSLLHLSSLLGNVAIVTVVICEPRLRIPMYYFLCNLSCLDIFYSTVTIPKMLAGFLWGHQGISYTGCLSQLHFFHFLGSSEALLLAVMAYDRFVAICHPLRYTLIMSPRACLLLAAAAWATGFLHALMHTVMTSRLHFCGPSHIHHFFCDIKPLVRLACNSNQLNLHLLSIITGNIAIGPFVFTLFSYLYIFSFLRLKVQSREGRRKSFSTCISHLTAVALFYVPVIFNYVPPSSGSSPRRDMIATLMYNVVTSVLNPLIYTLRNAEVKRALKRRLFSRQLLVQKMFCLAACVG from the coding sequence atggataaccagacagaggtgagcaagttcatcctgcttggcctgtccagccctcaagggctgcagcagttcctgttcatgctcttctccctgctccacctgtccagcctgctggggaatgtggcaattgtgactgtggtgatatgtgaacctcggctacgcatccccatgtactatttcctctgcaacctctcctgcctggatattttctactccaccgttaccatccccaagatgctggctgggttcctctgggggcaccagggtatttcttacactggctgcctaagccagctccacttcttccacttcctgggcagcagcgaagctttgctgctggctgtcatggcctatgaccgctttgtggccatctgccacccgctgcgctacaccctgatcatgagcccacgggcctgcctgctgctggctgcagccgcttgggctactggcttccttcatgctctgatgcacacagtcatgacctcccggctccatttctgtggccccagccacatccaccacttcttctgtgacatcaaGCCCCTGGTGAGGCTAGCCTGCAATAGCAACCAGCTCAacctgcacctgctcagcatCATCACGGGGAATATAGCGATAGGCCCCTTTGtcttcacactcttttcttacctgtacatcttttccttcctccgactgaaagtccagtcgagggaggggaggaggaaatccttctccacttgcatctcccatCTCACAGCAGTGGCCTTATTCTATGTCcctgttatttttaactatgtgCCACCTTCCTCAGGGAGTTCACCCAGGCGGGACATGATAGCCACCCTTATGTATAATGTTGTCACCTCTGTCCTCAACCCTTTGATCTACACCCTGAGGAATGCGGAGGTGAAACGTGccctaaagagaagacttttctccagacagttactagtgcagaaaatgttctgccttgcagcttgtgTGGGGTAG